In a genomic window of Flavobacterium sp. KACC 22761:
- a CDS encoding DUF4434 domain-containing protein, translating into MKTRRDFLNQLGLGAASAMSIPLLSSFESASAIKTEERPELITQDRPELLVPKGNALRITGTFLDEISHDIPHQNWGEKEWDQDFAHMKAIGIDTVIMIRSGYRKFITYNSDYLINKRGCYKPGVDLLDMYLRLADKHKMKFYFGLYDSGVYWDTGDMTTEIEANKFVIEEVWKKYGHYKSFAGWYLSGEISRKTKGAIESFRTLGQLCKDVSGGLPTFMSPWIDGKKAVMAASGKLSREDAISVQEHEKEWGEIFDGIKGAVDACAFQDGHIDYDELDAFFSVNKKLGDKYGLECWTNAETFDRDMPIKFFPIKFEKLRLKLEAAQRAGYQKGITFEFSHFMSPQSAYLQAGHLYDRYKEYFGIK; encoded by the coding sequence ATGAAAACCAGAAGAGATTTTTTAAACCAATTAGGATTAGGTGCGGCATCTGCAATGAGTATTCCTTTATTGAGTTCTTTTGAAAGTGCTTCAGCTATAAAAACTGAAGAAAGACCTGAATTAATTACACAAGATCGTCCAGAATTATTGGTTCCAAAAGGAAATGCATTACGAATTACAGGAACTTTCTTAGACGAGATTTCACATGATATTCCGCATCAAAATTGGGGCGAAAAAGAATGGGATCAAGATTTTGCCCACATGAAGGCAATTGGCATTGATACTGTTATTATGATTCGTTCAGGTTATAGAAAATTCATTACTTATAATTCTGATTATTTGATTAATAAAAGAGGCTGTTATAAACCAGGCGTTGATCTTTTGGATATGTATTTACGTTTGGCCGACAAACATAAAATGAAGTTTTATTTCGGATTATATGATTCTGGTGTTTATTGGGATACTGGAGATATGACAACTGAAATAGAAGCAAATAAATTTGTGATCGAAGAAGTTTGGAAAAAATACGGACACTACAAAAGTTTTGCGGGCTGGTATTTAAGTGGAGAAATCAGCCGCAAAACTAAAGGAGCAATCGAATCATTTAGAACTTTAGGACAATTATGTAAAGATGTTTCTGGAGGGTTGCCAACCTTTATGTCACCTTGGATTGATGGTAAAAAAGCAGTAATGGCGGCTTCAGGAAAACTTTCTAGAGAAGATGCGATTTCTGTACAAGAACACGAAAAGGAGTGGGGTGAAATCTTCGACGGAATCAAAGGTGCTGTTGATGCTTGTGCATTTCAAGATGGCCACATTGATTATGATGAATTGGATGCTTTTTTCTCTGTAAATAAAAAACTTGGAGATAAATATGGATTGGAATGCTGGACAAATGCTGAGACTTTTGACAGAGATATGCCAATCAAATTTTTCCCAATCAAATTTGAAAAATTGAGATTAAAATTAGAAGCTGCACAAAGAGCAGGATACCAAAAAGGAATCACTTTTGAATTTTCGCACTTTATGAGTCCGCAGTCAGCTTATTTGCAGGCAGGTCATTTGTACGACAGATACAAAGAGTATTTTGGTATCAAATAA
- a CDS encoding family 20 glycosylhydrolase, which translates to MKKYIICIILLFGIFSLSAQENQYEIYRTIPLAQSIKEVEGKPFILNSDSKIFYPKKNDNLKQIAVFLSEYIQIANGLKIEISTENPKVNGIVLHDNFKNDNKEAYNFAVNQNQILINGATSAGTFYGVQLLRKVLLENETKSVIELPSVQITDYPRFAYRGMHLDVARHFASVEFVKKYIDLLAFHNINTFHWHLTDDQGWRVEIKKYPKLTEIGSLRSETQIGKQVGVYDGKPHGGFYTQEQIKEIVAYAQKRFITIIPEIDLPGHMVAALASYPELGCIGKGYEVYKKWGVSDDVLCLGNEKTFTFLEGVFTELIPLFPSKYFHIGGDECPKKRWEKCPKCQAKIAELGLQKDSKHSAEEKLQSYCMSRIEKFLNAKGKQVIGWDEILEGGIAPNATIMSWRSAQAGVEAVKQGHKAIMTPSSHVYFDYYQSTDAASEPLAIGGFTNLERVYSFEPIPDGLTENERKLVIGAQANLWREYIDSDAQTEYMVLPRLAALSEVIWTNADKKNYGDFLKRLSDFLKIYDKLNYNYAKHILEVSPEYKVDTENGQLILNLKTSSKSPIYYTLDGSEPTLQSKKYSENIIVNSAVTVKAAVLSENYKSKVFTKKFEFNKATAKPIVLKNEPVDRYRFNGGKTLVDGRTGTTAFSTGDWIALYKDDFEATIDLKSVQQISEVTMNSFTSPNDWIFGPKQFQVLISTDGINFKEVHTQDLKIAQKEDGPKITNLKAVFAKQDARFIKIKAPIFEKIPEWHYSAGQPTFLFVDEITIN; encoded by the coding sequence ATGAAAAAGTATATTATTTGTATAATTCTTCTTTTTGGAATTTTCTCGCTTTCAGCGCAGGAAAATCAGTATGAGATTTACAGGACAATTCCTTTGGCGCAATCTATAAAAGAAGTTGAAGGAAAGCCTTTCATTCTTAATTCGGATTCAAAAATATTTTATCCGAAAAAGAATGACAATTTAAAGCAGATTGCTGTTTTTTTATCAGAATACATTCAGATTGCAAATGGATTAAAAATTGAAATTTCAACAGAAAATCCGAAGGTTAATGGAATTGTTTTACATGATAATTTCAAAAATGATAATAAGGAAGCATACAATTTCGCAGTTAATCAGAACCAGATTTTGATTAATGGAGCAACAAGTGCCGGAACTTTTTATGGTGTACAACTTTTACGAAAAGTGTTGTTGGAAAACGAAACGAAATCGGTTATTGAACTTCCAAGTGTGCAAATTACAGATTATCCAAGATTTGCTTATCGTGGAATGCATTTAGATGTTGCGCGTCATTTTGCATCTGTGGAATTCGTGAAAAAGTATATCGATTTATTGGCTTTTCACAATATCAATACATTTCACTGGCATCTAACCGACGATCAAGGATGGCGTGTCGAAATTAAAAAGTATCCAAAATTAACTGAAATAGGCTCTTTAAGATCTGAAACACAAATAGGAAAACAAGTTGGCGTTTATGACGGAAAACCACACGGAGGATTTTATACGCAGGAACAGATAAAAGAAATTGTGGCGTATGCACAAAAACGTTTCATTACAATTATTCCCGAAATTGATTTACCAGGTCACATGGTTGCTGCACTTGCATCTTATCCAGAATTGGGTTGTATTGGCAAAGGCTACGAAGTGTATAAAAAATGGGGAGTTTCGGACGATGTTCTTTGTCTTGGAAATGAAAAGACTTTTACTTTTTTAGAAGGAGTTTTTACAGAATTGATTCCGCTTTTTCCTTCCAAATATTTCCATATCGGAGGTGACGAATGCCCCAAAAAGAGATGGGAAAAATGTCCTAAATGTCAAGCAAAAATCGCCGAATTAGGCCTGCAAAAAGACAGCAAACATTCGGCTGAAGAAAAATTGCAGAGTTATTGCATGTCTAGAATCGAAAAATTCTTAAATGCAAAAGGAAAACAAGTTATAGGCTGGGACGAAATACTCGAGGGAGGAATTGCTCCAAATGCTACCATAATGTCTTGGAGAAGTGCTCAGGCTGGAGTAGAAGCAGTGAAACAAGGGCATAAAGCGATTATGACACCGAGTTCGCATGTTTATTTTGATTATTATCAAAGTACAGACGCCGCCTCTGAACCTTTGGCAATTGGCGGTTTTACAAATTTAGAGCGCGTGTATTCCTTCGAACCAATTCCAGATGGATTGACTGAGAACGAAAGAAAACTTGTTATTGGTGCGCAAGCAAATCTCTGGAGAGAATATATTGATAGCGATGCGCAGACAGAATACATGGTTTTGCCAAGACTTGCCGCTTTAAGCGAAGTGATTTGGACAAATGCCGATAAAAAGAATTATGGAGATTTCTTGAAGCGATTATCTGATTTCTTAAAAATCTATGATAAACTGAACTACAATTATGCAAAACATATTTTAGAGGTTTCACCAGAATACAAAGTTGATACAGAAAATGGTCAATTAATTTTAAATCTAAAAACATCAAGCAAATCACCTATTTATTATACTTTGGATGGTTCAGAACCAACTTTGCAAAGCAAAAAATATAGCGAAAACATAATCGTCAATAGCGCTGTAACCGTAAAAGCGGCAGTTCTTTCAGAAAATTATAAAAGCAAAGTTTTCACCAAAAAGTTTGAATTTAACAAAGCGACGGCAAAACCCATTGTTTTAAAAAACGAGCCCGTTGACCGTTATCGTTTTAATGGTGGAAAAACTCTGGTTGACGGAAGAACAGGAACAACGGCTTTTAGCACAGGAGATTGGATTGCACTTTATAAAGATGATTTTGAGGCAACTATAGATTTAAAATCAGTTCAACAAATTTCAGAAGTTACTATGAATAGTTTTACCTCTCCTAATGATTGGATTTTTGGACCTAAACAATTTCAGGTTTTAATCTCAACCGACGGAATAAATTTTAAAGAAGTTCATACTCAAGATTTAAAAATCGCTCAAAAAGAGGATGGGCCAAAGATTACAAATTTAAAAGCTGTTTTTGCCAAACAAGACGCAAGATTTATTAAAATAAAGGCGCCAATTTTTGAAAAAATTCCAGAATGGCATTATTCTGCCGGACAGCCTACATTTTTATTTGTTGACGAAATTACGATTAACTAA
- a CDS encoding GH92 family glycosyl hydrolase, translating to MKKLIPALILACFFISSGKTDKINDITQYVNPFIGTGGHGHTFPGAVVPFGMVQLSPDTRTQGWDACSGYYTEDTSILGFSHRHLSGTGMTDFADVLFTPFSGKLQLENGNLKEYYPLNFSHKNEKASAGFYTVNFDNGIKASMTASTRAGFHEYKFPSEEAGIIIDLHHNLNNQKVLESSIEIISDTEIRGMRLTEGWSKRDYVYFHAKFNKPFKVELYKDNKIVSGKQLKAAHIKAVLYFENPKEVKAKVGISPVDERGALQNLDAEIPHWDFDKTQKQATALWKNQLEKIKIEGGTQEQKTIFYTGLYHAFIHPSTYSDTDKRYRGQDLKIHTLDSGTYYTVFSLWDTYRAQMPLIDLIAPSKTNEFINSLLIKYQQGGLLPMWDLAANYTGTMIGAHSTSLIADAYTKNIRGYDTELAYKAMMRSIPYDTTGVKVNHPAIWEWLMTKGKKYNEEMGFIPADKDVIFATSRGLEYAYNDWALAQVAKDMGKTEDYKWLSERGMRYKKYYDKATGFMRALDSNGKFIGPFNPSFSDHMNSPYCEGNAWQWTWFVPQDVNGLIDLMGGKVSFEEKLDALFNTTAKLEGADASADISGLIGQYAHGNEPSHHIIYFYNYINKPFKTQELADKIMKEQYRNAPDGLSGNEDCGQMSSWYILNAIGFYQVAPGDPTYTISRPLFDKVTIDLERGKKLIVKTINNAPENKYVESVTLNGKILNSLFFKHDQIASGGELVFKMTSKIVKK from the coding sequence ATGAAAAAATTAATCCCAGCTTTAATCTTAGCCTGTTTTTTTATTTCGTCAGGGAAAACGGACAAAATAAATGATATTACCCAATATGTAAATCCGTTTATTGGTACCGGCGGGCATGGCCACACTTTTCCGGGAGCTGTAGTTCCTTTCGGAATGGTACAATTGAGTCCCGATACAAGAACGCAAGGCTGGGATGCTTGCAGCGGTTATTATACGGAGGATACCAGTATTTTAGGCTTTTCGCATAGACATTTAAGCGGTACCGGGATGACCGATTTTGCCGATGTACTTTTCACGCCTTTCTCGGGTAAACTGCAATTAGAAAATGGGAATCTGAAAGAATATTATCCGTTGAATTTTTCGCATAAAAATGAAAAAGCTTCGGCAGGTTTTTATACCGTTAATTTTGATAATGGAATAAAAGCTTCTATGACAGCATCGACAAGAGCAGGATTTCACGAATATAAATTTCCTTCAGAAGAAGCAGGAATTATTATTGATTTGCATCATAATCTGAACAATCAAAAGGTTTTGGAATCTTCGATAGAAATTATCAGCGATACCGAAATTAGAGGAATGAGATTGACTGAAGGCTGGTCAAAAAGAGATTATGTTTATTTTCATGCAAAATTCAACAAACCTTTTAAAGTTGAATTGTACAAAGACAATAAAATTGTTTCCGGAAAACAGTTAAAAGCAGCTCATATCAAAGCGGTTTTATATTTTGAAAATCCGAAAGAAGTGAAAGCAAAGGTTGGAATTTCTCCAGTTGATGAAAGAGGCGCTTTGCAAAATCTAGATGCTGAAATTCCGCACTGGGATTTTGATAAAACCCAAAAGCAAGCAACAGCATTATGGAAAAACCAGCTTGAAAAAATTAAAATTGAAGGAGGAACCCAAGAACAGAAAACGATTTTCTATACAGGATTGTATCACGCTTTTATTCATCCGTCAACGTATTCAGACACTGATAAAAGATACCGCGGACAAGATCTAAAAATTCACACACTTGATTCTGGAACCTATTATACAGTATTTTCGCTTTGGGATACCTACAGAGCGCAAATGCCTTTAATTGATTTGATTGCTCCTTCTAAAACAAATGAGTTTATCAATTCACTTTTGATAAAATACCAACAAGGCGGTTTGTTGCCAATGTGGGATTTGGCGGCCAATTATACTGGAACAATGATCGGGGCACATTCAACATCTTTAATTGCAGATGCTTACACCAAAAATATCCGAGGTTACGATACAGAATTGGCCTATAAAGCCATGATGCGTTCGATTCCTTATGACACAACGGGAGTAAAAGTAAATCATCCTGCTATTTGGGAATGGCTCATGACAAAAGGGAAAAAATACAACGAGGAAATGGGATTTATTCCTGCGGATAAAGATGTGATTTTCGCTACTTCAAGAGGTTTAGAATATGCTTACAATGACTGGGCATTGGCTCAAGTAGCAAAAGATATGGGAAAAACGGAAGACTATAAATGGCTTTCCGAACGTGGGATGCGTTACAAAAAATACTACGACAAAGCAACTGGTTTCATGCGCGCTTTAGACAGCAACGGAAAATTTATCGGACCATTTAATCCTTCGTTTTCAGACCATATGAACAGTCCGTATTGTGAAGGAAATGCTTGGCAGTGGACATGGTTTGTACCACAAGATGTAAACGGACTAATTGATTTGATGGGAGGAAAAGTTTCTTTTGAAGAAAAACTAGATGCTTTGTTTAATACAACTGCGAAATTGGAAGGAGCAGATGCATCTGCCGATATTTCGGGATTAATTGGACAATATGCTCACGGAAATGAGCCAAGCCATCACATTATTTACTTTTATAATTATATCAACAAGCCTTTCAAAACTCAAGAATTGGCCGATAAAATCATGAAAGAGCAATACAGAAATGCTCCAGATGGCTTGAGCGGCAATGAAGATTGCGGACAAATGTCGTCATGGTATATTTTGAATGCAATTGGCTTTTATCAAGTTGCGCCGGGAGATCCTACTTACACGATTTCTAGACCATTGTTTGATAAAGTAACTATCGATTTGGAAAGAGGGAAAAAATTGATTGTGAAGACTATCAATAATGCTCCAGAAAATAAATATGTAGAATCTGTGACTTTGAACGGAAAGATTTTGAACTCGTTATTTTTTAAACACGACCAAATTGCATCGGGTGGCGAATTGGTTTTTAAAATGACGAGTAAGATTGTTAAAAAATAA
- a CDS encoding glycoside hydrolase family 10 protein: protein MKKLLILSLAVLFFACNSEEPPRVYPNNPVQTGKAMKGVWVTNVASTALGSLNAIKETVQTCKKSNITDIYVVVWNKGRTLYPSEIMNKEFGISIMEGYEGRDPLLEMITEAHKEKIKVHAWFEYGFAASNGQQGGVILKKYPQWAAKDVNKNLLVSSNGFEWMNGINPDVQNFMKSLILEVVKKYDVDGIQGDDRLPAMPIAGGYDDYTVQLYKTEKGVNPPTNEKDAAWQDWRASKLTEFLGDLYKAVKAAKPTVIVSMAPSVHPWAKDNYLQDWPTWLDKKYCDYVIPQIYRYDFAAYSQTLKSQVSYVKNSADRSKLFAGVLIQSGTYNATNQFVEQMVNENRNNYVNGEIFFFFEGLKYNSEYFTTKYATK from the coding sequence ATGAAAAAGTTATTAATTTTATCGCTTGCCGTATTATTTTTTGCGTGCAATAGTGAAGAACCGCCGAGAGTTTATCCAAACAATCCAGTTCAAACAGGAAAAGCCATGAAAGGTGTTTGGGTTACCAATGTAGCTTCAACGGCTTTAGGTTCGTTAAATGCCATTAAAGAAACGGTACAGACCTGCAAAAAATCAAACATTACAGATATTTATGTGGTGGTTTGGAACAAAGGAAGAACGCTTTATCCAAGTGAAATCATGAATAAAGAATTCGGTATTTCAATCATGGAAGGCTATGAAGGAAGAGATCCATTGTTGGAAATGATTACCGAAGCACATAAAGAAAAAATAAAAGTCCATGCTTGGTTTGAATATGGTTTTGCGGCTTCAAATGGACAGCAAGGTGGCGTGATTTTAAAAAAATATCCGCAATGGGCTGCTAAAGACGTAAATAAAAATTTATTGGTTTCGTCAAATGGTTTTGAATGGATGAATGGAATCAATCCGGATGTTCAGAATTTTATGAAATCATTGATTTTGGAAGTAGTTAAAAAATACGATGTTGACGGTATTCAAGGTGATGATAGACTTCCTGCAATGCCAATTGCTGGAGGATATGACGATTATACAGTACAGCTTTATAAAACCGAAAAAGGTGTTAATCCTCCAACAAATGAAAAAGATGCTGCATGGCAAGATTGGAGAGCTAGTAAATTGACAGAATTTTTAGGCGATTTATACAAAGCTGTTAAAGCAGCAAAACCTACTGTAATTGTTTCAATGGCACCAAGTGTACATCCTTGGGCAAAGGATAATTATTTGCAGGATTGGCCAACTTGGTTGGATAAAAAATATTGCGATTATGTAATTCCGCAGATTTATCGCTATGATTTTGCAGCTTATTCACAAACATTAAAATCACAGGTTTCTTATGTGAAGAATAGTGCGGATCGTTCAAAATTGTTTGCTGGAGTTCTGATTCAATCTGGAACGTACAACGCTACTAATCAGTTTGTAGAGCAAATGGTGAACGAGAATAGAAACAATTATGTAAACGGAGAAATTTTCTTCTTTTTTGAAGGATTAAAATACAACTCTGAGTATTTTACTACCAAATACGCTACCAAATAA